In Trifolium pratense cultivar HEN17-A07 unplaced genomic scaffold, ARS_RC_1.1 scaffold_111, whole genome shotgun sequence, a genomic segment contains:
- the LOC123900604 gene encoding ankyrin-2-like, translating into MIHKNNELLNAAITRDYGTLLHVAAGTNHVHFVEELVKLLKPNDLLLQNNKGNTSLCVAAVSGNLQIVVILIEKNGCLIQIRGVEGMSPLTMAAFYGRSDIARYLFNHNIDILEEEEMNGLFFICIKNDLYDIALQMVWKKSTLALIRNNNSETGLHVLARKPFGLGMELSPLFLQLVGCLWNILLNHGCTETHRTIINQPSKITFDATEIGNFHFVAELLRSEPDLIREVDDKKRSIFHIAVQHCHSSIFSLIHELGSFKDSIVALEDDEENNILHYAAKLAPHCQLKLISGAALQMTHEILWFEEVKKLMSPLETKKKNCNGKTPDDIFTEEHKELLTKAESWIESTTNYCILISTLISTGVFTSTFNIPGGYNKNTGTPNYLQKQAFLIFAVSNATAMISSAISILIFLSIIISSYAEYAYFKSLPSKLLCGLIAQIISITSMMIAFSVSFFITYCHGLIWVPYFISVFALLPIVLFKFLVYPLWLDIISSSYFCMSLFQPRKGILN; encoded by the exons ATGatacataaaaataatgaaCTATTAAATGCTGCTATAACAAGGGATTATGGCACACTACTTCATGTTGCAGCAGGAACAAATCATGTTCATTTTGTAGAGGAGTTAGTTAAATTACTTAAGCCAAATGACTTGTTACTACAAAACAATAAAGGGAATACATCATTGTGTGTGGCTGCTGTTTCTGGAAATCTTCAAATTGTTGTtatattgattgaaaaaaatGGGTGCCTAATACAAATTAGGGGTGTTGAAGGAATGAGTCCTCTAACTATGGCTGCTTTTTATGGAAGAAGTGACATTGCAAGGTATCTATTCAATCATAATATAGATATATTGGAAGAAGAGGAGATGAATGGTTTGTTCTTCATTTGCATCAAGAATGATTTGTATG ATATAGCTTTGCAAATGGTATGGAAAAAGTCAACATTGGCATTGATCCGAAATAACAACAGTGAAACAGGCTTACATGTCTTGGCTAGAAAGCCTTTTGGTCTTG GCATGGAGTTAAGTCCATTATTTCTCCAACTTGTTGGTTGTCTTTGGAACATACTTCTCAATCATGGATGTACAGAAACACATAGGACAATTATAAATCAACcatcaaaaataacatttgatgcTACAGAAATTGGAAATTTTCACTTTGTGGCTGAGCTTTTGAGGTCTGAGCCTGATTTAATAAGAGAAGTTGATGACAAAAAAAGAAGCATATTTCACATTGCTGTTCAACATTGTCATTCAAGCATATTTAGTCTAATACATGAATTAGGCTCCTTCAAAGATTCAATTGTAGCacttgaagatgatgaagaaaataatatattacatTATGCTGCTAAATTAGCACCTCATTGTCAGCTTAAATTAATTTCAGGAGCAGCTCTTCAAATGACACATGAAATACTATGGTTTGAG GAAGTGAAAAAGTTAATGTCACCATtagaaacaaagaagaaaaattgcaATGGCAAAACTCCTGATGATATATTTACTGAGGAGCATAAAGAGCTATTAACAAAAGCAGAGTCTTGGATTGAAAGCACAACAAATTACTGCATTCTTATTTCAACACTCATTTCAACTGGAGTATTTACATCAACATTTAACATACCTGGTGGCTACAACAAAAATACAGGAACACCAAATTATTTACAAAAACAAGCATTTCTTATATTTGCGGTATCGAATGCAACTGCAATGATATCATCCGCAATTTCGATACTAATTTTCTTATCTATTATCATCTCAAGTTATGCAGAGTATGCTTATTTCAAATCACTTCCTTCAAAGTTGCTATGTGGATTGATTGCACAAATCATCTCCATTACAAGCATGATGATAGCTTTTagtgtttcattttttataacatATTGTCATGGTTTGATTTGGGTTCCAtattttatttctgtttttgcaTTACTTCCTAtagttttgttcaaatttcttgTATATCCACTTTGGTTGGATATTATAAGTTCTTCTTATTTTTGTATGTCCCTATTTCAGCCAAGAAAAGGAATTCTTAATTAA